Part of the Aquimarina sp. TRL1 genome, GCTTCTTCACTAGCTACAAAACGACTTCCTATCTGTACTCCATCTGCACCTAATGCCATCACTGCATACATGGCAGCTCCCGTAGCAATTCCTCCTGCTGCTATTACCGGAATATGTACCTGCCCTCGTACCATGGGGATTAACGTCAACGTAGTCGTCTCATCTCTTCCATTATGACCTCCTGCCTCAAACCCTTCTACTACCACAGCGTCTACTCCGGCATCCTGCGCTTTTAACGCAAATTTTAAGCTACTCACAACATGAACAACTGTTACTCCTTTTTCTTTCAGAAAAGCTGTATATGTTTTAGGATTTCCTGCTGATGTAAAAACAATTTTTACATTTTCTTCCAGAATAATATTTATGATTTGATCTAAATCCGGATACAACATAGGAATATTAACTCCAAAAGGGCGTTGAGTTGCTTTTTTACATTTCTGGATATGCTCCCTCAAAACCTCCGGATACATCGATCCTGCGCCTATCAGCCCTAATCCACCTGCATTACTTACTGCACTTGCTAATTTCCATCCACTTGCCCATATCATTCCTCCTTGAATAATCGGGTATTGTATTTTGAAAAGTTCTTTTATTTTATTCATGAATATTTTTTATCTGGTTAGGATATTTTATTGTCATATAACTTCTTAAGAAATAACTCCGGAACCAATTAATTCATCCTCCTGATACCAGGCTACGAATTGTCCTTCTGTGATAGCACTTTGATCTGTCTCAAACTCTACATACATTCCTTCTTTTGTTTTATGCAAAACAGCTATATCTAAAGGCTGTCTATATCGAATTCTAGCAAGAACATTCATCTTCTCTCCTTCTTTTAATTGCAAATCTTCTCTTACCCAATGCAATTCATCATTACGAATAAACAACACATTTCGATATAATCCAGGGTGGCTTTTTCCCTGCCCCGTATAAATGATATTAGTATCTACATCTGTTTCTATCACAAATAATGGTTCTGGGGTTCCACCAACCCCCAATCCTTTTCGTTGACCTTTT contains:
- a CDS encoding nitronate monooxygenase family protein, whose product is MNKIKELFKIQYPIIQGGMIWASGWKLASAVSNAGGLGLIGAGSMYPEVLREHIQKCKKATQRPFGVNIPMLYPDLDQIINIILEENVKIVFTSAGNPKTYTAFLKEKGVTVVHVVSSLKFALKAQDAGVDAVVVEGFEAGGHNGRDETTTLTLIPMVRGQVHIPVIAAGGIATGAAMYAVMALGADGVQIGSRFVASEEASSHDLFKQKIVAAKEGDTQLTLKELAPVRLLKNKFYQDVQELYGRGTTVDELKELLGRGRAKKGMFEGDLVEGELEIGQVSGLIHDIKPVSEIVENLVSSFQETKERMYQIEI